In Setaria viridis chromosome 5, Setaria_viridis_v4.0, whole genome shotgun sequence, the genomic stretch AAGATTAGCTGACCatacctctctctttcttctttgatAAAGTTTGTTAAATCAAATTTGGGTGAAAGCTGGGTTGGAGTAGCATTTGCACTACACCACTAGTTTATGCAAAATTGAGAAAGAGGGGACAAAAGCACGGACGGCtaagctgctgcctgctggaaCGAGAAATTCCGAGCcgtcgaaaccgaatgccccGTCTTGGACGGAATCGGACCGATTCTTGGCCACTTTCTCGCCATTCTCATGTGACCTTTTTTATGTCAGCAATTTGACAGCGAATTCGGTGTCGCAGAGGAGAATGTGCGTCTCCTCGAGTTGTCGAAAGCCCCGGCCGATGGGGACAAATTGTCCTGTAATCCGGTCTTGAACCAGGTGCCTGATTCACCAATTGGAGGAGATTTTGGAAGTAAACAAAGACCAATTGGGACAGCGCCAAATGCCAACGCCGTGGAACCCAAGGCGGGACGAGGAGGCCGGTGTAAATTCGTTTTGGTTTGTGCTGAATTTTCTCCGCGAATTGCGCCAAAATTCACCGTGACAGGCAAAGAACTGGATCGAGTTGGTCGGCGCACGTCGCACGGGGGGTGCAAAGACTTTCTTGCCTCCTTTTGATCCAATCCAAGGGCTATCCGTCACGCGTGAACTGAGACgactttggagtttggaccGGGTGAGAAGAAGATGGATAAGGAGACTTTGGAAGGAGGCAACAACTTTGAGTATGGATCCTCTAATCCTGCTGGCTTGCGTTAGTAAAGACCAAAATTGCATGGAGAGTTGGGCATCCTGGATGCTTCCATTTTGTGAGCTAACAAGTAACAAATGCAAGTTGGGAGGAGGATAGATCATATAGTTGGCACTGCTGGTATGTTGATGGACTTCCGTTGCATCAGAAGCCTTGCCTTGCCAttgttttcttgttttctgAAAAACATGTTGAGCTAGATTTGCACCACGAAGCGCACAGGTCTAGTCCATACCCATGTCAAACTTGTCCTGCTGTGCTCTTTAGTGTTGCGTTATGGCAAATTTGACCTGCATGCCGTACAAAAGCATGATTTTTTCGTTTTCTCATAATAGGACTCGTACGGTGCTTTGATTCCGATCCACATGGCAAAGGTTGTAGCAAATTTTAACTTTCCTTTCATGCTTTGGAGTTTGGAGAGGTAATACTGATGATTTTTATTTTGCGGTCGATGAACAGCTCCCAAGTAACGAAACTACCCCAGTTGTATAGCAGgcatctgttggaggtatgacctagaggcaattatagagatgatgatattccatttggatccatgatttatattgtgttccttgaatatccattaaaggttacttgaattgatttgcaattatatgaattgtgtgtgaaactctttacttgttgtccctagtcggagttcatgtgaggacacacatgaatattagactagcacatgtattagttgatgactatgtttcacaagtcatggacatggagatgttgaactaataatgtgggcacatgtggagacatgtgataggactgacccaacacgagaagtagttctccctttaaacaacatatacgctttgtccttagacctgagattgtcgcatgtattcaagatgtggatcgacctacttaggggctatcaaacgctacgccgtaacaaggtagttataaaggtagctttcaggtttgtcaagaagcatgctatgagacacggtcaatcaagatgggatttgcccctctctgattgagagtgatatctctgggcccctcgagtgatcggatccgaaaatgcatggccatgctacgtacggttaagagttagcctacaaagggattccgaatcataggatccagaaagagcggtcggctcgaagctagaccaaatatcgtgaggcaaagggaatagcatgtatataatgttgtgatggttcgtctgatatgatcttcgtgtgcgtataggagttggcacgtcttgctagaggccgctaccgactattgggccgagtaggagtacccgggccatgtctatacgtatccgaacccatagggtcacacacttaaggggctggaagcccaattcggatgtgatccgagttggattaggtttagaagtactaatgggcctcgaacccagaggtcCGTTAGGAAtctctataaatagaagggtgggggcgccctagggttcacacctttttggcgaaacacatctgccgcgcctcccacgccctcgcctgttgcaactcacggatctagcagtccggcttgcgacgcttcctccctgcacgtgtggatatcttggaggtgttgcgcctgcagcacttggacgagccgccgacgagccatgacgagccgacgacgagcagcggcacgagggcgatcttgctgcacgtggacgagctgctgaggagctgttggacgttgacgtgatcgactacgtacgactacgttgatcgtcttcgctgcatcgacgcaaatctacatcttccgcaccagtagtgcgtcgagtggtaatcccgtgatccttatacagcagttcttCCTGATTTTACGCGGtataaattttgatttgcactagtgtagcctacctcgtatcccaacagcatCGACCTATTTGGATCGAGCGCCGCACAGATATTGTTGGTGCCTTTGTTCATGGGGAATAGCTACTGCCTACTAGTGGAGCCGATTATTCCGCCGTGCCTCCTTTTCCGGGTGCTTCTCACCACTTCACTTGAATGGAAGAACAGCCATGTTGTTGCCGGCTGTTTGCCTGCTCTCTTTTGCAAGCAACTGACTGCTAAAAGGCCACGATTGGGAATGCCCCTGGCCTGGTTGACCTACCAAAAGAATCTAAACGGCATGCAATAGATTAAAGGCGAGCGTCACTTTACTTTCTAGCCAAGGAGTTTGCAACGGCATGCAATAGATTAAAGGATTAaaaaagaggggggggggggggggggggggggggggggcggcggggggcgtcTTGGCCGTCAAAGCAACGGCTCACATTCTTTCCTCATGGGCGAATAGATTCCGTCCCAATAGTGAGAATGCTGAGCTGAAACTTGCGGGGAAAAACAGAGAAGGGTAGAAAGGCGATGAACTCGAGCACCTTAGCAGCTACCGCTACCTGCTACAACAACAAGATAATGTGCTCTCGCAccagaaacaaaaacaaaagataaAACGGAGAGAAACATCACCATGACACACAAAATCAAGCCAACACAATGCGCGAGCACAATGCACCACTGGCAGTACTACAACTGGGCAAAGGTTATTTACCAAATGTTCACGGAACGATCATCCAGCACAATATACATGGAGCTCCACGTTTGATCTTTACAAGCTTTAGCGCAAACACGAAGCGCCATTGTCGTCACCATCCACCATCTTGCCACCTAGGTTAGAAGGTATGCTTATCACTTGTACATGACTGTTGTTAGGGCCTGGAAAGTGGGCACCTTTGCCCTGGTGCTAGAACAGGGTGTACATGGGGTACGCTATGTCGACCTGTGGACAGTTCATTCCAGAATCTGTGTTTCCATCAGTCCAGCTACCATGAGGGCTTGGCATTGTCGGCTGTTGGAGCAATGTGCCCGCCATACCACCTCTCATGCCTGATGTTGTCCTCTGGCAAAATGTATCATATCCCCCAGTGAACATGTAGCTACCGGTGGTTCCATCCCAATACTCAGGCTTATGATGTGGAGGATAAGGTGACAAGCGAGGTTGATTCGACCAACCAGGGAAGAAGGTACCTTGAAACTGTGCATGTCTCTGGTTGGTATCAGTTGAACGTGAAGAGGTTGTCACGTTTAGATTATTTGTGACATCAGCATCATCTTTCAGGCAATCTGTAGCCCAGCTAGGGAGATCTTGTTGATCTGTAATACCACAAGAATCTTGTACCAGGGCACCAGATGCGGGGCATAGTCCAGAGCAAGCAGGGGAGCTCACATATACAAATTTGTCCGAATCAGAAATGTGATGAGGCTTCTCAAATCCAGGAGGACAAGCCtgcctctttctttcttttctatctGGTGCTGCTACATCAGTGGATGATACTGCACTGACTGGTCTTGATAACGTAGTGCTATCTGAACAATGAGATGGAACTATATCACCTGACCGAACCATTTGCCTGTTGTAGAAGCTTTCATGCCCTCCTTGTGCTGAATCTTGTTGTTTGCCATCAGTCGAAGGTAGCTGCTTATTAAGAGTGCTGTGGCAGAGACTTGCTCTTGTTATACCAGTATTAGAAGTAGGTGCATCTTGTTGATTTACCAGCTGCAATTGATTTCGTGATGCCAACTTGCGCTTCAAATCTGAAAGATTATTGGGCCCAGCTGTAGCTTCAGACTTGGCATTAGATGTAGAAAGATTGCTGGGCACAGGTCTGCTACTCATACTCTGCACTGCAGTTGATCTGTGTGATGCCGTGCTCTCTGAAAGCTGCTTATGATTTCCTGGGACTAGCTTTTCAATGATATCTGGACATCCATTCTTTTTCTCTGCTCCAGCATGAGATTTGACAGTAGCTGAAGCCTGCTGTGAGAGTTGCTCTAGGCTCTGGGAAACTAAATGACTTCTAGGAAGTGTAACGCGATCGCTGTGCTCAGTTTTTACCAAAGCAAGTTTTGTGGAACTTGAAGTGCCATTACTGATTTGTCCTGTTGCTTTAGGCCTGCCAAGTACAGTAAAACGCCGACTTGGTACAACTTGTCCTTGTGAAACTACATTGGAATACTGTGGCTTTTGCTGCGAAGTGTCAGATGTTCCATTTTCTGCTGAGGTCGTTTGCTTGGAATTTGAAGTGTCATTTCCTAACTGTGAAGATGCTTCAGATTTATCATTATTGGAGTCCAACTGCTCATTAAGGTGGCCTTTTGATCCTTGTGAAACTAAACTCATATTCGATGAGCTCTCCAATGAAGTGCCCTCAATAGGCCTACATGGATGCTGCATATGCTGTACTGATGTCGTACTTGAACGGCTACGCCCTCCAGGTGGTATATATTTTTGAGATTTGGGGTCAGACAAATTTTGCTGATTATTGTGTATGCTCTCATGGTAATTGCTTTGATGAATAACCGCACTTGCAGTAGATGATGGACTCCCAGAAGAAATGCTTGAGTCCCTGCAACACAAAAAAGAAGGGTGGTTCCACATCAGTGAAGGACTGAAGGTTAATATACATCAGGATCTGGCGGTCTGGCCCTAGCAACAAAATTATTTACCGTGAAGTGGTGGCTGGTGGTAAACAAGTATTCCTGTTAGCACCATTAGGTAGTAATCTTTCAGCATTGATGCAAATCTTTGCATAAAAGGACTCAGAGTTAGTACCATGATGGGCAAGTAATACATGCAAACTATAAAAAACACATTCCTTTACCTTTGCAACAAAATCATAAAAGTCATATCAAAACATAAGAAGATAAGTTTTACTTGATTATATCAAACCAAATGAGATTCTTACATCTTTGGAGATTCCACTACAAGTTGAAGTTCTTGAACTGCTGTCACCTGGAGGGGGTAAAGTACGTCCTGAGCGATGTTGGGGACCCTTGGCATCCATTCCCATCAAACGCTGCAGCCTAATCATAAGAAGAAACAAAggacattaaaaaaatatgggGATGGTTcctataaatatatatatcatgTGCCCCTAAGGTGCCTGGCAATCCTATCTACGCAACCTCACATCTAACAAGCCAAATGGAGCATGGCAGCATTGAATATAGATATGAATTTGCACTACAAGGTTCAGCTAATTATGCTACATGGAAGAATTGAAGTAAACTTCCGTGAATGAACATGCTAACTGCAGCATCAGGAGGTGCTAAGGCAACACAAATCTCCTTGGTCCGATTTATCCACAGCTGTGGCACAGATAATCTTTTGTAGTTCTACATGTTCAGCTAGTTATCTAACTCATCCTTATTCTCAGTTGGCCCCAGCAAAATATTTATAATACAAATAAGATATCATGGAGCTAATAGAGGTTTATCAAAGTTTAACATTGTAAAACATGATGGACATTTATGCAATAAGTGCTGTCCAAGCCTGTAAGTCTGGAACCTAACCAGCATGCAGATAATCCAGGACTGCAAGAACCGGAGTCAACATCAAACAGCTAAAGAACCCTTTCTCTTCTATTTGTTTTGCTTTAGTTAGGGCCAGAATCACACGTGGGACTTAATGGTTTACATTCACCTTACTTTTAATGCCTGCTGCTTTTACACACCCTTATGAAATATAAAGGTGTCATTGCACCAGGTGCCCTATTATCCGTATTAAGAAACGACAAAAGTGCATCTTAAGACATTAGAATCTTCTGGTGCCCAGCAAATAAATGTTGCTTGTTCCGATTTATTTATATGAGTACTTGCAACTAATCAGCACTTTCCATTTATAATGCATCGCAACCATCTCAGTCCCCATTGTTGAATCCAAGGGCCCAGATTTGTACTTTGTCCTGATATTAATTACTATGGtaagcgcccccccccccccccccccccgccccacccccccacccccaccccccacccccaaaaaaaagaaagaaagcaaaagaaaaaaaacacaacaaaacaaaacatgcTCTTCTAGTAAGGCAGTAACTAATAGTTACTTGGTTGTAACATGCACAGCATCCGAAACAAGCTTGAAGGTGCCATAATCAGCAAAGGCATGACCATAATCACCAGGTTCGCGAATTGAGGATCGGGGACGACCGGGGTCGACATCCCTGTTCCAACAGTTTCGCGTTGCAATTTATGATGGGACGAGAAAGTTTGGCTAACCTGTTTTTGCTGCCAAATGGTGCAAGGTGCCGCAGTCAGCCACCATTATTTTGCTGGCGGCACAGAGCAGAGAGAGAACaggggaggaaggagatgatggTGGCTGCAGCTACGTGCATCAACTACAGAGTTCAGGACTTAGGGTTATGTTAGATGAATATTGGGCTGTTTGGGCCAGCATTCGGCAGCCCAAGTAATATTTTCTCTTTGCTTTAATTGCCTTTGTCCAGGCCAGCATTCAGAAGCCCATTtgaccttttctttctttcttttccttttaattTTGCTTTTATTACTTTGTATTGCCATGCTAGCTCATGTGCATCTCTAATTTATGACATAAAGGAGCTCAATGACCCGTGTCATCGACCTTGGCCATCGACCCAGATTAATCGGGTCATTCGTTCCAAACTACTCCCCCCTTCGACCCACATTTTTAGACACCCTAGACCCTCGACCCCAACCCCGACCCACGTCCCGAGAACTTTGTGACTACGGGCATGACCGTGTGATGTAAGAGTAGTGAGCAGATGGAACAAGTGGGCCCTGCATGGCAGAGTAGCATTTGGTGACAGAAAGACAAGCGTTTGTATCATTGAACCAGACATAAAATTACATTAAAACCAAAATAAAGACTTGCAGATCAGGAAGAACAATTCTTCCTCTGCTCTATCTATCTCTCAGTTCCTCTGTTGATTGCTCACATATCGGTGAGAGATCACTGGTGGCCAGAGGTTCACTATTGTTTCTTACTTATTCTCCATCAATGCGGATTCACATCGACTAGTACATGATAAAATTGTAGTATAAAAATATGTACCTTGCACACACCACAGAAACATCATCTTTGGTACAAATATCTTCTGCTGAGGCTTTATGATGCACATACGAACAGTTTGCTTTATAGCAAACCTGAGGCAAGGCACAGCCAATAATCAGAAAAGAAGAAACAGATGATTGCAGGGAACTGAATATATAATACATACCCTATTGCTTAGCCAGATATGGCAATATCTTGTGACACCAAAAGTTGCCCTACATGATCAGCATATAAATAGTAAGCCATACAGTTACAATAAGACAAATAATAAGATGGATGGTGTTAAGTTCAAGTCAAATTGTAGTATATTTAGAGCCCAACTTACTTTAAAGGTCTACCATCCAAGATGTAGCCATTAACTGCCTGTATGCATCTGACAGCCTCCTCTTCTCTTGCAAATGTAACATATCTAAAGGGATGCGAGCAAAGAATTACACAACAAATAAGCATCTGGCCTCAAACATAACACAAATAATTAAGCTTGATAAGAGTAACCGCTGTTCAATAGAAAATGCATCCAGTAGGAGCCAACAATATAATTAAGTAAAATTGGAACGGCAATCCCTGCTGCAAAATCATATATAATATTCTAATGTCACAAACAAAGGTGGATTGTCCATGTCACTAGAAAGTGGAAGGGAGTGTAAGCAAATTTGGAATGATCAAGGCATATTTTCCAAAGCGTGCAACTTTGGTTTGTAGCTCTTAGCTGCAAAGATAGGAAGAATGCTGTCTATATGTTTACGATCACATTACTGATCTGAACTTTCTATATCCAAATGACTTACACGCGGCCAGAATCAGGAATTTGTTGGTTAGCTCCAATATTATCAATGATAATGTTTTCTATCTTCCCATACTGTCCAAGGAAATTCTTCTGTCTCAACAACTGCGTGAATAGCATACAGTTAGCATTTATCTCACGTGCATTGTAAGATCTtacacgggggggggggggggggggggggggggggggggatcacGACCGTTACGTTCACATTCTCAGTACAAAGAATCTACCTTCTCGCTGGCAAACTCATTCGGCATACCAACAATATAAACAAGCTTCCGCTGAATCACACGGACATTATTTGGATCTTTTGGTTCTGACTGTCCCAACTGACCCTTTGCAGATGTTTGCTTATGAGACTTGGTTCGTTCTTTTTGATAGTTTGCCTTATCAGCACAAAGTTCCTTTAATCTGGCATTGGGGAAAATGAAGAGAAAATTCAAGTAAATTAAATATTATTTCATTTTAAAATAAGAAATTTCATAAATTACAATTTCAAGATTTGAAAATGACCATAAGGTGAAGAATGGATTTTTAGTGACAAAACACTGAAATTTAGAGATAAAGTACATGCATTTGGTTCCTGGCGCTTGTCTCCAGGATCCTATCCTTGTCATATACAGAACGGCATCCAGGGCACCTCCCACCAGATTCATCCTTCTGGTCCATTCCCATTATTCGATGCCAACAGTACAGACATATCTACAAAGAAAATGATGTATTATAAATATGCCAACCTAACATATACATTAAACCCACAAGGAAAGACATCGTTTGAGCTGTGCGTATTTTACTAAACCATGATTTAAAATACAGTATTGAATCATGAAGGTAGAAATGCAGCAAGCATTTCATTTCAGTCAATGCATTGTGTTATCTAAAAAAGGTTGCCACAGATACTCTGCACTGCTACAGCAGTGCAGCTGATGTTTAGACTATTATTATTGAATCCTGAAACATATTGCATCTATTTACTAAACATGAGCAACATTGACAGCCCCTGGTTTTTccatattttcaaaaataaaataaagtccACTGATCATAAAGAGAACATACAACTGCAGGTATTTGTTACCATTTTAGCATGATATAGTTTTATGATTGCTGAGAAGAGTCTTAGCAATCAGAAGGTATTGAATACATGCAGATAAAGAATGAAGACAagtagaaaaaaattgaaaacaaaTTGCTTGCACGCTAAAATGATACTCAAGCAATGGAAATTTACCTCATATCCACATTTACAAGGCTTTAGTTGTTTATCTGTCAAATCCAAAGGGTCCATGCAAAGTGGACATTTGTCATTAGTTTGGGTGCTCATGGTGACTCCGCCCTTAAAGAAGCAAGAAAACTGAAAATAGAAGAAGGGTTAGGGTTATCTTACCAGAAAATAATACGATATAAGAATGTACAGTTTCAGAACATTATTAATCTAAATAATGGCATCACAGAAATGTTGCAAAAAGATGTAGGCCAGTCGACACACACAATGCATCAACCACTTCAGTATTAAAGCATCTCCAGCTTTCTTTCAGGTACAGGAAAACGAATTGTTAAGCACAGCACAAGCTTATATCCAAATAAGCTTGGAAGGTCAGGTTCGAAAAGACAAAAATGTCAAATAACAAGAATCATAAGTGTAATTCGGTGAATAAACATGCGAGGATCCCCTAGTAAAGTTTTGCTACAAGTATGCAAATTTAAACAAAGAATATGATAGCACAGCTTTTATGTAGACTAAATAATTAAAGCCAGGCATGACTTCAATATGGCATAAACTTTCAGTTCCACCAAGACGTGCTCTTTTTCCATTTATAACAGTATCAAAATATCCGATGAGTAAGTTTTGTATACACAAATTGGCACGTTCCATAAACGAAAGCATGTGAGCCATACTAGATTTGAACAGCTTGTTATCCTCAGTTGGGCAAATGATTGCACTTATTCACCTATTGCTTGCTTGTACAACGCATGAAACATTTTGTTCGAAGCAAAAGATATAGTCTGGAATGCTGAAAGTTAGCAAGTTGTTGCACTGTTAGAATCAACCATCACTTTGCCTAGACTTGACGTGATCATTATCATGCTAAGAAAAATCTATCGCTACACATCCTTTCATCAACAAATTAAAGCAACAATTTCTACTATGTACCAAAACAGGACTCCCACTACGCATCATCTACCTATTAATGGCAGCGCAACCTTCCTTTCAGTTCATGAACTCGAGAAGCCTGAAGGAAAGATGCACCAGGCTACATCATCATGATTCATGTGTGCAGTACTTTCCCTCTCTCCGTATCTCCTCTACAGCTCATTAAGTTCCAGAGCATTGCAAACTGCACTGACAAAAACTGCAGCATGCTGATCTCTT encodes the following:
- the LOC117854824 gene encoding uncharacterized protein, with translation MSTQTNDKCPLCMDPLDLTDKQLKPCKCGYEICLYCWHRIMGMDQKDESGGRCPGCRSVYDKDRILETSARNQILKELCADKANYQKERTKSHKQTSAKGQLGQSEPKDPNNVRVIQRKLVYIVGMPNEFASEKLLRQKNFLGQYGKIENIIIDNIGANQQIPDSGRVYVTFAREEEAVRCIQAVNGYILDGRPLKATFGVTRYCHIWLSNRVCYKANCSYVHHKASAEDICTKDDVSVVCARLQRLMGMDAKGPQHRSGRTLPPPGDSSSRTSTCSGISKDICINAERLLPNGANRNTCLPPATTSRDSSISSGSPSSTASAVIHQSNYHESIHNNQQNLSDPKSQKYIPPGGRSRSSTTSVQHMQHPCRPIEGTSLESSSNMSLVSQGSKGHLNEQLDSNNDKSEASSQLGNDTSNSKQTTSAENGTSDTSQQKPQYSNVVSQGQVVPSRRFTVLGRPKATGQISNGTSSSTKLALVKTEHSDRVTLPRSHLVSQSLEQLSQQASATVKSHAGAEKKNGCPDIIEKLVPGNHKQLSESTASHRSTAVQSMSSRPVPSNLSTSNAKSEATAGPNNLSDLKRKLASRNQLQLVNQQDAPTSNTGITRASLCHSTLNKQLPSTDGKQQDSAQGGHESFYNRQMVRSGDIVPSHCSDSTTLSRPVSAVSSTDVAAPDRKERKRQACPPGFEKPHHISDSDKFVYVSSPACSGLCPASGALVQDSCGITDQQDLPSWATDCLKDDADVTNNLNVTTSSRSTDTNQRHAQFQGTFFPGWSNQPRLSPYPPHHKPEYWDGTTGSYMFTGGYDTFCQRTTSGMRGGMAGTLLQQPTMPSPHGSWTDGNTDSGMNCPQVDIAYPMYTLF